The window TAGGCGATACCAACGGATTTATGTCTCAAAAATTATTACAACACACATGCGTGTAGCTAATTAATTGGTTGGCAAAATAATAATACCAACACCGCCAACAAGATTAGAAGATTACAGGTAGGCGTAATTTTCTTTAATTAAGCAATATTATGTTTAATTAATTATTGGTTGCTGGATTTTGCAAGTGGAGTGAGACAGTAAGATATTGTAATGTTCCAGCAACAATAAATACTATAATTCAACTCAATCGAAGTTTCTTAACTATGATATATTAAAAACTTGCAATTTACATTAATAATGATTCAATATAAACCCCCTTAATTTTACtattataaaatagaaaaaatcaaGAACAAGTAAGTtcttgaagaattgaagaatttTGTGATGGAtttataaattcttaaaaaaaaaagtactaagTAAGTTTTTGAGAAAATTTTTTAATGGACTTATAGATtagtatgaaaataaaattgtaattgaGTCCTCAAAGAATTGTAACATTGAACTGAAGACTTAtaattctttataatttttcaagAAATTACTTGGTACATTTGTTTTTCTTTAAGGCATATAAATCCAACACAATAAtcttaatactttttttttcttcttaaaagCATATAAATTGATTGCAAAACTCACCCTGAAATAAAAATCTAACATTTTTTTACCTAACTCATGACTTGGGAAGGAAGAAAGCAACATATTGAAAACCATGGGCTTTGGTTCAATCACTTGGAAATCACAActgagattttaaattttatcttgttTTCTTGTCTTTGAAACTTGTCTGTTATTCTATAGGTTAAGTACCTGAAAGACAttataaacaagaaaaataaaaattataaggtgttattttctttattaatagGTGGAAAATATTTGAACGTCTAAGTAATTGTACTTGGATGTTAAAGATGTTAAATAGACATTAATTTTTAGATGCTTAAATAAAATCATTTCTAGATATTAATGTGACTAAAGGACAATTTGGTGTACAAGTATTTTGCATAGAATTTTAAGACATGGTTTGCATTTAAATGGTATAATGTAGACAGTTTAACTTAATAATAATGGCTGATTTTAAGGTTTGAATCCGTGATTTTAGGCTACGATTGTTTATAGGTATAAGTCACCAAAATAAGGATATAAAGACACAAAATTATGTTTAGTATATGAGATAAAGATAGAGACATTATATTCaaagatattaaattaatatattgtgTTCTTCTTaacacagagacactaacaaaaaaataatttattttttatttttaattattctcattaattttttataattatattttttatcactaTATTTGTTTTccaaattttttgtatgaaaaaaaaaagtgaattgaACTTTCACAATGttttagtttatcaccaaataaaatataaaaacactaatttttctatctttGTCTTTCATAACTTGTTCTTAAGGAATTGTGTTTTCATAACCAAATATAATTTTAGAGGCACATGAAGACAACTCAATCGTTACTCTAAGCCTTTTTTATAGataataatttgatttaataattattgaattattactTGGCTAACTGTGATTAAAGAATTCTGATTACCAATCCACAGATTGTTGTattaacgaaaaaaaaaaaaaaagtggagaTATGAAAGGACCGAGGAGAATGAAGCCTCTTGGAGAAGGTTGTTGTTCTTAAAGTGGACAGCCAAATATTTCAGGAAATTACATTTATATTTTTGTGAAGTTGTTAGTAGACAATTAGAAATAttcaaattagaataaaaaaataaataaatatgtatgAAGAGTGAAttcgaaaacaaaaataaaatagccTAAATACAATTATGTTTGAAGAGATTCTCACTCATACAACACTTGATTTGATAGAGCTTTAAGATATGCCCCATCTTCAAATTAATTGCTAATTCTACAAGAAATTTCTAAAATTCGCTATTCAATTATTTTCAATctgagttacaaaagataaaatcccttatttatatattaattctccatctttttttttatcatgataTCTTAATTCTCCATTTCTCCTAGCTAATCCTTTAATAGTTGCTTAATGGGCCTAATACTAATAAAGCTTGACCCTTTTGTGTTTGGTCGGAATTAGTCATGTCAACAAATACCCAATtaccaaaaattatatatatatatatacacacacacctATGTAATGACTCGCACATTTTTTCAACTAAATAATTaactatcaaaataataaaacttattaaaataaaataattaaatatataatagacTAATACTCATTTAAttacaataatataatatttttttataaaatatcaaatacatattttatatttctatgttAATTGATAAGTATATATAGCATggttgtttatttgttttatttatttatttttctcattttaggCTTGTCTCACCATAAGACCTTTTTTCCAAGTCtagtttgtgctacaattgcatTAAAGATAATAATAACTCCCACATGTCCCTTCCCACCAAAAGTCCAAAACCAATGATAGTCCAAAATATAATGTAAAGTGGAAAACTTGTATATACCTTACAATCCCCTTCCTACAAACACTACAATTTTGAGTGCAACATGTTTCCACAATACAACAAGGCACTTGACAATAAACAAGGATAATTAAGAACATGGCTATCAAACTCAAGAGTTTATCTAAATCCATCAAGTTTAGGTAGGCTTGAACCGAAAAACTCAAACTCATAAGCTCGTAAAAGCTTACTCGTATGACGAGTTTATACGAGTTGACGAGTTTAGCTCGAGAGTTTGACAACCTTGATTACAAGACTCAATTaacctcaacaacaactaaagggGATCTTAACAGTTACAGACACAACATTATCTTACAGGTTAAGGAAAAGTGAAGTCCAAATAAACCACATAGAAACACATGAATCTTCTGAAAGGTTTGCCCTGCCAAATTTAGGATCATTCAGCAACTTTCATACCAGATAGATAGACTTTGCTCTGAATCACGCTTCCACCAATCCAGAATCCAGGCATAACCATCAAACCAACCTTTGGTTTTTCGTCGTTGTCTTCCATTATCAGATTCTTGACCACGCTTTCCATGTAAACATCGGAGAACTCGCTCCCACCTTTAACCTGAAAGACCTTGACATTCGGCTCGAAAGAATAGGCCAATCTGTGCAAAAGCCAAATTGACTTGGCCAATTTTAGAAAAGCTTGGTAAAATGGAGTCCTTGGGTGCCCTCCACCCATTACATAATTTCGTTGATCTAAATTTCCAAAGAATGATGCTTCCATCTTTGGATGAACCACCACAAGGTATTTGCTCCTGCAAAATTTCCCAAAAATGGAATCTGGATTTTGTCCTAGCATGTCTAAGGGATCCATCTCCCTTAAAGCAAGAAATTGGTGGAAGAAGCTCTCTTTGGTAACCGTAATATTTTCTGAATTGACAGAGAAGCTTTCTTGCTCAAAACCGCTGAACATTCTTTGGCATATGTAAGACTCGAAGGCATATTTCTTGTGAGCTCTCTTCGCATAAACGACATCAGGTTCTATTGAGTTTGCAGCTGCATCAAGGTCCCACCCAGCAGCTTTCATCATGTTGATCAAAGGTTTAGAAAAATCGTGAATGGCTTTCGCGGCTGCATCCACGGAAGAGGTAAAGAGATCCGGAGTTAGATCAACAGGGAAAAATCCATTTTCATTCTCTGATTCCTTGGTTGACAAACCTCTAAGCTTCAGATTTTTCTCTAGTTTGGCTCTTTTCTGGCTAGCTTCCTCAATCTGCTGCTGTAATTGATGGATCTCTGAATCTTTATTCTGGATTTCAGACTGGAATTTCTTCACCATGACCTCATAGGTTTTCAGGAGGCTCTGCTGTTCTTGAATTTCTGCGGCTAAACGGGAGTCTTGGGGAGAAACACACACCGGTTTTGGGTTGTTTTCCCTGTAGAAATGCTTGAGCTCAGACAAAGTTTTCAGCTCGCTGATAACAAGTTTATCGGCATTTTGGATTTTATCAGGGTCATAGGGGGTATGAGCGGATTGCAGCTGGATATAAGCCGACTTAAGGGAAGAGATATTCGTAAAGATTTTAGAAATAAGGGTTTCCATAGCTTCCGGATTCTGATTCATGGCCTCTTCCATTGGTTGAGGGTGGACCTTCTGACTATTGCTCTCGCGTAATTGAGTGTCTTTCGCTCCAGTGGGTAGCATAGCTAACACCAACAAAGGGGCAGTTTAACAAAGGTTGCAGTCAACAGAATCAAAATTAAGACACAACCTGCAAGCTTCCGAAGAAGTTCAATTGAGGAGATAAgtgcaaaaaaatatttatttttcacattTCACAAATAAAGTGCTTAAGCTCGACAAGAATATAAATAGATTAAATTGAACTTATTTCATGTCAGATGCTGTTTCTCGCAAGGAGAACTTTTCTGCCGGGTAGTCTTAAGGTATTTTAcaagttaaatatttttcaatttaaaataaaatatatacgaaAATATGCATGGAAAGTAAGGCACCATAAGAAAGTGGCAATATGATGAAGATGTAAACATAGAAAGCGAGTAATTATTCAATCATTCGGGAAGTGTAAGTAATATAACAACTCATGAATACAAAAAATAAGTGAATTCCATTGTGCCAATCACAAGCCCAATGTTTATTGATCACTTTCTTTCCGGATACAAAGTCAATACCTAGAAAACACCACAAGTCTACAAGCATTCTGTCCACTCTTTACCTACGTGTCTCCGAAACTGATTTCTAATTCCTCTTGTGACTTATCTTAAAAAGTAAAACCAAATAGTATGTAACGGCTCATGATAGTTAGTTCTCAGAATATAAAATAGTGACCAATTAAGACAACCTAGTAAACAAAGGTACTCGATTTCAGTTAAATCACCTCAGGGATCATGGATATTAATTTGTTACATAAGGAAAGTTCACCAGATCATGTCTCTCCTTCACCTAACTACAAAGTGGCAACTACAACCTGTACATCAAATTTGCTATGATGTGATCCCAACAAGTCTGGAATCTCTTCTATATTGAGTCTTGGAAACCGCAACAAGAATATCAGAATAATCCAGTCTTTAATCTAATATCTAATTATGCAGTTAATATTACTACAAATACAATAGAGATCGctatatatgcaaaaatacaaGGGTGACCCATGAGCCAAAAAGGTTGATCAGTCAGAAAAGTTCAGGTGTTCCACAACATCAAATTGTGAATGTTCGAAGTACTCAAAATATCATATTAATACACTTCGCAAAACGCAGAAATAAGAAATAACTCAAAATTAggtatagaaaagaaaaaatgtgGGAGTTAGATTTTTCTACCTAGAAAGACTGCATTTCAGGAAGAGAATGCATCCAGCAAGCATAACATCCTTGAACCTAAAaagctgaaaaaaaaaatttaaggcaTAATATGAGAAGAAATAGCTGCAATTATTGCTTTGTACACTCAACTCAAAATTCCGAATCAAAATTCAACAGATATTTTGCATTAATCTGGTTTCAGAAAACACAACCCAAAATCTCAATCAATAAAAAGGGATGATTTTTACTATAAAGAAATGATGGGCAGCATAAAAAAACAATCTTAATGTAGCGAAttcataaacacacacacacacacacacacagagagagagagagagagagagagagatctgtGGTTACCTTTGGTGGGAGAAtggaagagtgtgtgaagagcaAGTTGGAGTTGGGGTGTTCAAGTTGGGGAAAGGGGAGGAGGTGACAACATCAGAGGAATCAAAACCCTATACCAACCATACGGAAATTCGAAGCAACTTGTCGTTTTATGTTTTCTTATTACactcttttatttcatttttattttcttcctctTAAGCACCCTATTCTAAGCAGGGCtaatattttttgcttttttttttttttcgaaaggaTGGTTCACGTTTCAATTTCATATAAAGAAATgaaacttttttaattatttctaaaaataCCGGTCGTTTTAGCTGAtggttttaattaatatatattataattaaaattaataattaaaattattggaATAATTGTtgtaaaacaactaaataaataagaaagatgtaattataaaataatgtaatataattagatagctttaataataatattcacaatgattactattttaatataataaggaTGATTAATATATCtactaatattatatgttgtagtaTATGAATAGAAAAGAACTTTGTAcgtagaaagagagagaaaattttgTATTTGTATTATTGTTTGTGTGTAATTGTTAGAGGCTtaagcctctatttatacacGTATATGAGGTAGCTTTTTCAACTTCATATTAAATGAAGTCATCCTTGAGAAACTATATATCATggaaaatgggcatccacgtaaGGTGTGATAAAgtattcttatcacaacactccctctTAGATGActatttaggattatgcctcgttaaaaccttactaaagaaaacccaatgggaaaaaactttagtgaaggaaaaagagtacaaaatcctttgtgatgaggactgtctcattaaaaactttgtcaagaaaaatccaatggaaaaaaacctgaccaaggaaaaaagagtacagtctccccctcttgtcaacATTATTTAATGTCTCGCAATCGGCACATCCCAATCTCatataccaatctttcaaaggaggattttgggagtgactttgtgaataaatctgccagattgtcacttgagcggatttgttggacatcaattgtcccttgattttgaagatcatgagtgaagaagaatttgggagaatatgctttgttctatcgcctttgatgtatccgcctttaagttgagcaatgcatgctgtattatcttcaaacaggacagttggagctatcttatgatcaatcagtccacataatgacagaatatattggatcaaactcctgagccaaaaacactcgcgactagcttcatgtatcgctagtatttcggcatgattagaggatgttgcagtaATCGTCTGTTTTGttgacctccatgatatagttgtaccaccatatgtgaaaaGGTATCCTGTTtaagatctccctttatgtggatcagacaagtatccagcatctgcatagtcaactaattgtgactcagatccatagggataaaacaatcccatatcaaccgttccatgaaggtatcgaaagatttgcttgattccactctaatgtcttctggttggagaggaactataccttgctagtaaattcaccgcgaatgatatgtcaggtcgcgtattattagcaagatacattagcgctccaatggcactaagatatggtacttcaggaccaatgatatcttcattttcttctttaggacggaattgatcctttttcacatccaaagaccttacgatcattggggacTCAAAGGATGTGACTTATGTTGGAATAAATTACTTTTCATaacccagatcatccatattgaatcatcaaaaatatatcatatcataatgcggaagcgtacctgaatttataaacatgaatcatacgatcggaagagtttggatcttgtggttctttcgatcttcctcaaccgaaaccttctgtattcctaggtgGCTGAattgcaactcttttgatggggaaagagcaacaaaggcggctttggtatattggggaccgaaaccccgaaggtctatttatatttgagcatggcacccattaaacccttaagcccaaataaaatagtatctaaggcccaaaagataatatatctaaaatccaaaaagataattatctaaggaacaaaagataatatccggttttattctcatttaattccaaatcaaaagtaataatgacttattcaattagcatttaaaacaataaatgagatcatcattatataagtcatttaatttgaaatagcataatttgtgattataatgtat is drawn from Arachis hypogaea cultivar Tifrunner chromosome 12, arahy.Tifrunner.gnm2.J5K5, whole genome shotgun sequence and contains these coding sequences:
- the LOC112728235 gene encoding protein GRAVITROPIC IN THE LIGHT 1 produces the protein MLPTGAKDTQLRESNSQKVHPQPMEEAMNQNPEAMETLISKIFTNISSLKSAYIQLQSAHTPYDPDKIQNADKLVISELKTLSELKHFYRENNPKPVCVSPQDSRLAAEIQEQQSLLKTYEVMVKKFQSEIQNKDSEIHQLQQQIEEASQKRAKLEKNLKLRGLSTKESENENGFFPVDLTPDLFTSSVDAAAKAIHDFSKPLINMMKAAGWDLDAAANSIEPDVVYAKRAHKKYAFESYICQRMFSGFEQESFSVNSENITVTKESFFHQFLALREMDPLDMLGQNPDSIFGKFCRSKYLVVVHPKMEASFFGNLDQRNYVMGGGHPRTPFYQAFLKLAKSIWLLHRLAYSFEPNVKVFQVKGGSEFSDVYMESVVKNLIMEDNDEKPKVGLMVMPGFWIGGSVIQSKVYLSGMKVAE